In a single window of the Vespa crabro chromosome 18, iyVesCrab1.2, whole genome shotgun sequence genome:
- the LOC124430504 gene encoding protein polybromo-1 isoform X2, with product MASSKSCVIVDYRSGKMNKRRRTSSVASRGTEDDGEDLPPEPTKRRKKLDPSDLCQQLYDVLRNQKKEDGTLLCDAFIRVPKRRQEPGYYEVVSNPIDLLKVQQKLKTDEYRDMDDLAADIQLMVNNAKAFYMRTSPEYKDATELWELCTNTKNRIMEEYEDPEPKGKLILKVGRLARKATLKQDDAEDTSESSTNPDEETMQQFEDLFAAVMTATDPTDNNRPLHTMFQLKPSKKLYPEYYDVIETPVDLKTVARKIQEGAYNGIGDMEKDLMLMCRNACHFNEPGSQIYKDAKLLKKIITTAAKRQDTGLGNNSIKIASTAPSTRSKRGSRTMAQSLIAQTALLPDEDEESDDEEEESPETEEADNPQWQLFQTIRTAPNNQGVRMSEYFWKLPSKRLYPDYYKMIKNPISLLQIRTKIKKGEYGTVSEVAGDMNIMFENAKKYNIHTSRLYKCAVKLQKIMQEKVQELLEFDQDSDSDSESENSSQQPKLIKRASNLLTRGKYKDNIPLKKRLYALVKCVIEYVCEDGGRQPMLMFMEKPSKKLYPDYYQVIAEPIDMLAIEANIKAEKYQNENELIQDFKLMFNNCRQYNEEGSLIYEDANTLEKVLMDKVKELGPLPELIKPKSTASTPTRNVGRPKKVVPLHLQKLRTMYDTIKDYHDAKGRQLSLIFMKLPNKNEYPDYYEVIKQPMNMEKIASSLKNNGYDSLDELVSDFILMFDNACKYNEPDSQIYKDALILQRLVLQTKLQLSEDDESVPDVSAAIQEILATIFTALYNHQDEEGRCYSDSMAELPEHDIIEGKKIRGLSLDLIKRRLDRGVYKRLDRFQEDVFICLERARRLSRTDSQPFEDSVELQAFFLRTRDEITRGGDLLHSPSLNYTLLDLSAQVAELKRVKHQQELTMPNEDESCDGNETKDSETNTNTEGNHNDGGGSMSFNQEVYRAGDFAYIEPTERGMEYSVVLIERLWTNTEGQQMLYGNLFYRPSETYHVASRKFLDKELFKSDAHVAVPLIKVAGRCCVLSVKDYFRMQPEGFLEKDVYVCESRYSTKARAFKKIKVWNFDPDHLKLIPREKPLEPKRVISVYKERLEKHKEEIAELEEGEKLTEKERPNVILYNPDDTENTYYEQYNTCAGSVKTGDFVYVATDGGRQQIAQVDAIWATKDGKCYFKGPWLLMPGEVPHAPTKLFYKQELFLSTVDGTHPIVAIVGKCAVLDYGEYICSRPTEIPEDDIYICESLYDESKNLMKKLNQEGLKKFNHSATVTEDEIYFFRRPINPAKVPGDVAQTQNQVKSVTPSSAQFEMEASPLLPKLEPDVLGMGVGLGVGVGVGVGEDSMDAGGPPSVGSTEAQPVLSNIQTPVSSKKKTAGKKLVTGYILYSSKMRTQITQNNPESSFGEISRIVGNEWRKLPAGEKQAWEERAIKMNEDGGQLKGSSITVGSNALQDVVYECCWDNCDWQFEDMTDCIDHCIAEQNGHVQSSFTNAAPDVDFQCQWRGCGRTKKSVPPFPSVQRLARHVKEVHILKANGRIIPPSERSKNYMASKGPTILPPMETETSAAATQTSNIPATKQPEPMFVAVPPRPSRVLHSDAYLRYIEGLNVENRYISNWDKQMNATPENTQIPDITKLPAEWLGNGVGNHGNVVNALWTLRNMMMRDVLAINKTL from the exons ATGGCGTCGTCCAAGTCGTGTGTCATCGTTGATTACAG ATCTGGCAAGATGAATAAGCGTCGTAGAACTTCATCTGTTGCAAGTCGTGGCACAGAGGATGATGGAGAAGACTTACCGCCTGAACCAACAAAAAGGCGAAAAAAATTGGATCCT aGTGACTTGTGCCAACAATTGTATGATGTTCTTCgtaatcaaaagaaagaagatggaaCGTTATTATGTGATGCATTTATACGTGTGCCTAAACGTAGACAAGAACCAGGTTATTATGAAGTAGTATCAAATCCAATAGATCTCCTGAAAGttcaacaaaaattaaaaaccgATGAATATCGTGATATGGATGATTTGGCTGCAGATATTCAACTCATGGTCAACAATGCCAAAGCTTTTTATatg CGTACATCTCCAGAGTACAAAGATGCCACTGAACTTTGGGAACTATGTACGAACACCAAAAATCGTATTATGGAAGAATATGAAGATCCAGAGCCTAAAgggaaattaatattaaaagttgGTAGATTG gCACGTAAAGCTACCTTAAAGCAAGACGACGCAGAAGATACCTCTGAAAGTTCTACAAATCCTGATGAAGAAACTATGCAACAATTTGAAGATTTATTTGCAGCAGTTATGACAGCTACAGATCCTACTGACAATAATAGGCCATTGCATACAATGTTTCAATTAAAACCGTCTAAAAAG ttGTATCCAGAATATTATGATGTAATCGAAACACCAGTGGATTTAAAAACTGTTGcaagaaaaattcaagaagGTGCATATAACGGAATTGGAGATATGGAAAAGGATTTAATGTTAATGTGTAGAAATGCGTGTCATTTTAATGAGCCGGGTTCGCAAATTTACAAGGATGCTAaacttttaaagaaaattattacaacAGCTGCAAAGAGACAAGATACCGGATTGGGaaataatagtataaaaatTGCAAGTACAGCACCTTCAACGCGAAGTAAAAGAGGAAGTCGTACAATGGCTCAATCATTGATAGCACAAACAGCATTATTAccagatgaagatgaagaaagtgatgacgaagaagaggaatcTCCAGAAACAGAAGAAGCAGATAATCCACAATGGCAACTATTTCAAACTATTAGAACGGCTCCTAATAATCAag gTGTTCGAATGAGTGAATATTTTTGGAAATTACCATCGAAACGATTATATCCTGATTATTATAAGATGATTAAAAATCCTATATCTCTATTACAAATTCGTACAAAAATAAAG AAAGGCGAATATGGTACTGTAAGTGAAGTTGCGGGTGATATGAACATAATGTTTGAAAATgctaagaaatataatattcatacttCTAGACTATACAAG tgtgctgtaaaattacaaaaaataatgcaagaaaaagtacaagaattattagagTTTGATCAG GATTCAGATTCAGATAGCGAATCTGAAAATAGTTCGCAACAGCCAAAGCTTATTAAACGAGCATCTAATCTTTTAACTCGGGGAAAATACAAGGATAATATACCATTGAAAAAGCGTTTATATGCTTTAGTTAAATGTGTCATAGAATACGTT TGCGAAGATGGTGGTCGACAACCAATGTTGATGTTTATGGAGAAACcttcaaaaaaattatatccagATTATTATCAAGTAATAGCAGAACCTATAGATATGTTAGCCATTGAGGCTAATATAAAAGCAGAAAAgtatcaaaatgaaaatgaattgatTCAAGACTTTAAG ttaatgtttaataattgtCGTCAGTATAATGAGGAAGGTTCTTTAATATATGAGGATGCAAATACATTAGAAAAAGTTTTAATGGATAAGGTAAAAGAGTTAGGTCCTTTACCTGAATTAATTAAACCTAAATCAACAGCTTCTACGCCTACTAGGAACGTTGG GAGACCAAAGAAGGTAGTACCGTtacatttacaaaaattacgaACTATGTATGACACTATAAAAGATTACCATGATGCAAAAGGGAGACAATTGtctcttatttttatgaaactgccaaataaaaatgaatatccaGATTATTATGAAGTTATTAAACAACCAATGAACATGGAAAAAATAGCATcaagtttaaaaaataatggatATGATAGTCTGGATGAATTGGTGtcagattttatattaatgtttGATAATGCTTGCAAATACAATGAACCTGATTCTCAAATATATAAG GATGCTTTAATTCTCCAACGACTAGTATTACAAACTAAATTACAATTGAGTGAAGACGATGAAAGTGTACCGGACGTATCTGCGGCGATTCAAGAAATATTAGCTACGATATTTACAGCTCTTTATAATCATCAAGATGAAGAAGGAAGATGTTATTCAGATTCTATGGCCGAACTTCCAGAACATGATATTATAGAGGGAAAAAA AATACGAGGTTTATCGttggatttaattaaaagaagattAGATAGAGGTGTTTATAAAAGGTTGGATCGATTTCAAGAAGACGTATTCATATGTTTAGAACGAGCACGAAGACTCTCACGTACAGATTCTCAACCATTTGAGGATAGCGTTGAATTACAAgcattttttcttcgaacacGTGATGAAATAACACGCGGAGGAGATTTGTTACATTCCCCATCATTAAACTATACACTTCTTGATCTTTCTGCACAAGTAGCAGAATTGAAACGTGTTAAACATCAACAAGAATTAACCATGCCTAATGAAGATGAAAGTTGTGATGGGAATGAAACTAAA gATTCTGAAACAAATACCAATACAGAGGGTAATCATAACGATGGTGGAGGATCTATGAGTTTTAATCAAGAAGTATATAGAGCTGGTGATTTTGCTTATATAGAACCAACTGAAAGAGGGATGGAATATAGCGTGGTATTAATAGAACGTCTTTGGACCAATACAGAAGGACAACAAATGTTATATGGGAATTTATTCTATAGGCCGAGTGAAACCTATCATGTTGCATCTAGAAAATTTCTtgataaagaattatttaaaagcgATGCTCATGTTGCAGTGCCATTAATTAAAGTAGCAGGCAGATGTTGTGTATTAAGtgtaaaagattattttagaATGCAACCAGAAGGATTTTTGGAAAAAGACGTATATGTATGCGAATCTAGGTATTCTACAAAGGCAAGAgcttttaaaaaaatcaaagtatGGAATTTTGATCCagatcatttaaaattaatccCACGAGAAAAGCCTTTAGAACCAAAACGTGTTATTTCCGTGTATAAAGAAAGATTGGAAAAgcataaagaagaaattgctGAAttagaagagggagagaaattaacagaaaaagaaaggcct AATGTGATATTATACAATCCAGATGATActgaaaatacatattatgaACAATATAATACGTGTGCCGGATCTGTAAAAACTGGAGATTTTGTTTATGTGGCAACAGATGGTGGCAGACAACAAATAGCTCAAGTTGATGCAATATGGGCAACGAAAGA tggaaaatgttattttaaagGTCCTTGGTTATTAATGCCAGGAGAAGTTCCACATGCGCCtactaaattattttataaacaagAATTATTCCTATCTACAGTCGATGGTACCCACCCTATTGTTGCAATTGTTGGAAAATGTGCCGTCCTCGATTATGGAGAATATATATgca gTCGACCAACAGAAATTCCAgaagatgatatatatatttgtgaatCTCTTTATGatgaaagtaaaaatttaatgaagaaACTAAATCaagaaggattaaaaaaatttaatcatagtGCTACCGTTACAGaagatgaaatttatttcttccgGAGACCAATTAATCCTGCTAAA GTTCCGGGTGACGTGGCTCAGACGCAAAATCAAGTCAAGTCCGTCACGCCCAGTTCAGCTCAGTTTGAAATG GAAGCATCGCCATTGTTACCGAAGCTGGAACCTGATGTACTAGGCATGGGAGTAGGATTAGGAGTGGGAGTAGGAGTAGGAGTTGGGGAGGACAGCATGGATGCTGGTGGTCCACCATCCGTTGGATCTACTGAAGCTCAACCGGTGCTCTCCAATATTCAGACACCTGTATCATCTAAAAAG AAAACGGCGGGTAAAAAATTAGTTACGggctatattttatattcaagtAAAATGCGAACGCAGATTACGCAAAACAATCCTGAGTCATCCTTTGGAGAGATTAGCAGAATAGTTGGCAATGag TGGAGAAAATTACCAGCAGGAGAGAAACAAGCTTGGGAAGAAAGAGctattaaaatgaatgaagATGGAGGACAATTAAAAGGATCATCTATTACAGTTGGATCAAATGCTTTACAAGATGTAGTATATGAATGTTGTTGGGACAACTGTGATTGGCAATTTGAAGATATGACTGATTGCATTGATCATTGTATCGCTGAACAAAATGGACATGTACAATCATCTTTTACAAATGCTGCTCCTG ATGTTGATTTTCAATGTCAATGGCGTGGTTGTGGTCGTACTAAAAAATCTGTACCACCATTTCCGAGTGTACAGAGACTTGCAAGACACGTTAAAGAGGTGCATATTCTTAAAGCAAATGGACGTATCATCCCACCGTCCGAAAGGAGCAA AAACTACATGGCTTCGAAAGGTCCTACGATACTTCCACCAATGGAAACAG AAACATCGGCTGCAGCAACACAAACCAGTAATATACCAGCTACCAAACAGCCTGAACCAATGTTCGTTGCTGTTCCTCCAAGACCGAGTAGAGTATTACATTCGGATGCATATTTACG GTATATTGAAGGACTAAATGTAGAAAACCGGTACATATCAAATTGGGATAAACAAATGAATGCTACTCCTGAAAATACCCAAATTCctgatataacaaaattaccTGCTGAATGGTTGGGCAATGGTGTGGGCAACCATGGAAATGTGGTGAATGCCTTATGGACACTCAGAAATATGATGATGCGGGATGTGTTAGCTATCAATAAAACTTTATAG
- the LOC124430504 gene encoding protein polybromo-1 isoform X1 has translation MASSKSCVIVDYRSGKMNKRRRTSSVASRGTEDDGEDLPPEPTKRRKKLDPSDLCQQLYDVLRNQKKEDGTLLCDAFIRVPKRRQEPGYYEVVSNPIDLLKVQQKLKTDEYRDMDDLAADIQLMVNNAKAFYMRTSPEYKDATELWELCTNTKNRIMEEYEDPEPKGKLILKVGRLARKATLKQDDAEDTSESSTNPDEETMQQFEDLFAAVMTATDPTDNNRPLHTMFQLKPSKKLYPEYYDVIETPVDLKTVARKIQEGAYNGIGDMEKDLMLMCRNACHFNEPGSQIYKDAKLLKKIITTAAKRQDTGLGNNSIKIASTAPSTRSKRGSRTMAQSLIAQTALLPDEDEESDDEEEESPETEEADNPQWQLFQTIRTAPNNQGVRMSEYFWKLPSKRLYPDYYKMIKNPISLLQIRTKIKKGEYGTVSEVAGDMNIMFENAKKYNIHTSRLYKCAVKLQKIMQEKVQELLEFDQVNESYYKDSDSDSESENSSQQPKLIKRASNLLTRGKYKDNIPLKKRLYALVKCVIEYVCEDGGRQPMLMFMEKPSKKLYPDYYQVIAEPIDMLAIEANIKAEKYQNENELIQDFKLMFNNCRQYNEEGSLIYEDANTLEKVLMDKVKELGPLPELIKPKSTASTPTRNVGRPKKVVPLHLQKLRTMYDTIKDYHDAKGRQLSLIFMKLPNKNEYPDYYEVIKQPMNMEKIASSLKNNGYDSLDELVSDFILMFDNACKYNEPDSQIYKDALILQRLVLQTKLQLSEDDESVPDVSAAIQEILATIFTALYNHQDEEGRCYSDSMAELPEHDIIEGKKIRGLSLDLIKRRLDRGVYKRLDRFQEDVFICLERARRLSRTDSQPFEDSVELQAFFLRTRDEITRGGDLLHSPSLNYTLLDLSAQVAELKRVKHQQELTMPNEDESCDGNETKDSETNTNTEGNHNDGGGSMSFNQEVYRAGDFAYIEPTERGMEYSVVLIERLWTNTEGQQMLYGNLFYRPSETYHVASRKFLDKELFKSDAHVAVPLIKVAGRCCVLSVKDYFRMQPEGFLEKDVYVCESRYSTKARAFKKIKVWNFDPDHLKLIPREKPLEPKRVISVYKERLEKHKEEIAELEEGEKLTEKERPNVILYNPDDTENTYYEQYNTCAGSVKTGDFVYVATDGGRQQIAQVDAIWATKDGKCYFKGPWLLMPGEVPHAPTKLFYKQELFLSTVDGTHPIVAIVGKCAVLDYGEYICSRPTEIPEDDIYICESLYDESKNLMKKLNQEGLKKFNHSATVTEDEIYFFRRPINPAKVPGDVAQTQNQVKSVTPSSAQFEMEASPLLPKLEPDVLGMGVGLGVGVGVGVGEDSMDAGGPPSVGSTEAQPVLSNIQTPVSSKKKTAGKKLVTGYILYSSKMRTQITQNNPESSFGEISRIVGNEWRKLPAGEKQAWEERAIKMNEDGGQLKGSSITVGSNALQDVVYECCWDNCDWQFEDMTDCIDHCIAEQNGHVQSSFTNAAPDVDFQCQWRGCGRTKKSVPPFPSVQRLARHVKEVHILKANGRIIPPSERSKNYMASKGPTILPPMETETSAAATQTSNIPATKQPEPMFVAVPPRPSRVLHSDAYLRYIEGLNVENRYISNWDKQMNATPENTQIPDITKLPAEWLGNGVGNHGNVVNALWTLRNMMMRDVLAINKTL, from the exons ATGGCGTCGTCCAAGTCGTGTGTCATCGTTGATTACAG ATCTGGCAAGATGAATAAGCGTCGTAGAACTTCATCTGTTGCAAGTCGTGGCACAGAGGATGATGGAGAAGACTTACCGCCTGAACCAACAAAAAGGCGAAAAAAATTGGATCCT aGTGACTTGTGCCAACAATTGTATGATGTTCTTCgtaatcaaaagaaagaagatggaaCGTTATTATGTGATGCATTTATACGTGTGCCTAAACGTAGACAAGAACCAGGTTATTATGAAGTAGTATCAAATCCAATAGATCTCCTGAAAGttcaacaaaaattaaaaaccgATGAATATCGTGATATGGATGATTTGGCTGCAGATATTCAACTCATGGTCAACAATGCCAAAGCTTTTTATatg CGTACATCTCCAGAGTACAAAGATGCCACTGAACTTTGGGAACTATGTACGAACACCAAAAATCGTATTATGGAAGAATATGAAGATCCAGAGCCTAAAgggaaattaatattaaaagttgGTAGATTG gCACGTAAAGCTACCTTAAAGCAAGACGACGCAGAAGATACCTCTGAAAGTTCTACAAATCCTGATGAAGAAACTATGCAACAATTTGAAGATTTATTTGCAGCAGTTATGACAGCTACAGATCCTACTGACAATAATAGGCCATTGCATACAATGTTTCAATTAAAACCGTCTAAAAAG ttGTATCCAGAATATTATGATGTAATCGAAACACCAGTGGATTTAAAAACTGTTGcaagaaaaattcaagaagGTGCATATAACGGAATTGGAGATATGGAAAAGGATTTAATGTTAATGTGTAGAAATGCGTGTCATTTTAATGAGCCGGGTTCGCAAATTTACAAGGATGCTAaacttttaaagaaaattattacaacAGCTGCAAAGAGACAAGATACCGGATTGGGaaataatagtataaaaatTGCAAGTACAGCACCTTCAACGCGAAGTAAAAGAGGAAGTCGTACAATGGCTCAATCATTGATAGCACAAACAGCATTATTAccagatgaagatgaagaaagtgatgacgaagaagaggaatcTCCAGAAACAGAAGAAGCAGATAATCCACAATGGCAACTATTTCAAACTATTAGAACGGCTCCTAATAATCAag gTGTTCGAATGAGTGAATATTTTTGGAAATTACCATCGAAACGATTATATCCTGATTATTATAAGATGATTAAAAATCCTATATCTCTATTACAAATTCGTACAAAAATAAAG AAAGGCGAATATGGTACTGTAAGTGAAGTTGCGGGTGATATGAACATAATGTTTGAAAATgctaagaaatataatattcatacttCTAGACTATACAAG tgtgctgtaaaattacaaaaaataatgcaagaaaaagtacaagaattattagagTTTGATCAGGTAAATGAAAGTTATTATAAG GATTCAGATTCAGATAGCGAATCTGAAAATAGTTCGCAACAGCCAAAGCTTATTAAACGAGCATCTAATCTTTTAACTCGGGGAAAATACAAGGATAATATACCATTGAAAAAGCGTTTATATGCTTTAGTTAAATGTGTCATAGAATACGTT TGCGAAGATGGTGGTCGACAACCAATGTTGATGTTTATGGAGAAACcttcaaaaaaattatatccagATTATTATCAAGTAATAGCAGAACCTATAGATATGTTAGCCATTGAGGCTAATATAAAAGCAGAAAAgtatcaaaatgaaaatgaattgatTCAAGACTTTAAG ttaatgtttaataattgtCGTCAGTATAATGAGGAAGGTTCTTTAATATATGAGGATGCAAATACATTAGAAAAAGTTTTAATGGATAAGGTAAAAGAGTTAGGTCCTTTACCTGAATTAATTAAACCTAAATCAACAGCTTCTACGCCTACTAGGAACGTTGG GAGACCAAAGAAGGTAGTACCGTtacatttacaaaaattacgaACTATGTATGACACTATAAAAGATTACCATGATGCAAAAGGGAGACAATTGtctcttatttttatgaaactgccaaataaaaatgaatatccaGATTATTATGAAGTTATTAAACAACCAATGAACATGGAAAAAATAGCATcaagtttaaaaaataatggatATGATAGTCTGGATGAATTGGTGtcagattttatattaatgtttGATAATGCTTGCAAATACAATGAACCTGATTCTCAAATATATAAG GATGCTTTAATTCTCCAACGACTAGTATTACAAACTAAATTACAATTGAGTGAAGACGATGAAAGTGTACCGGACGTATCTGCGGCGATTCAAGAAATATTAGCTACGATATTTACAGCTCTTTATAATCATCAAGATGAAGAAGGAAGATGTTATTCAGATTCTATGGCCGAACTTCCAGAACATGATATTATAGAGGGAAAAAA AATACGAGGTTTATCGttggatttaattaaaagaagattAGATAGAGGTGTTTATAAAAGGTTGGATCGATTTCAAGAAGACGTATTCATATGTTTAGAACGAGCACGAAGACTCTCACGTACAGATTCTCAACCATTTGAGGATAGCGTTGAATTACAAgcattttttcttcgaacacGTGATGAAATAACACGCGGAGGAGATTTGTTACATTCCCCATCATTAAACTATACACTTCTTGATCTTTCTGCACAAGTAGCAGAATTGAAACGTGTTAAACATCAACAAGAATTAACCATGCCTAATGAAGATGAAAGTTGTGATGGGAATGAAACTAAA gATTCTGAAACAAATACCAATACAGAGGGTAATCATAACGATGGTGGAGGATCTATGAGTTTTAATCAAGAAGTATATAGAGCTGGTGATTTTGCTTATATAGAACCAACTGAAAGAGGGATGGAATATAGCGTGGTATTAATAGAACGTCTTTGGACCAATACAGAAGGACAACAAATGTTATATGGGAATTTATTCTATAGGCCGAGTGAAACCTATCATGTTGCATCTAGAAAATTTCTtgataaagaattatttaaaagcgATGCTCATGTTGCAGTGCCATTAATTAAAGTAGCAGGCAGATGTTGTGTATTAAGtgtaaaagattattttagaATGCAACCAGAAGGATTTTTGGAAAAAGACGTATATGTATGCGAATCTAGGTATTCTACAAAGGCAAGAgcttttaaaaaaatcaaagtatGGAATTTTGATCCagatcatttaaaattaatccCACGAGAAAAGCCTTTAGAACCAAAACGTGTTATTTCCGTGTATAAAGAAAGATTGGAAAAgcataaagaagaaattgctGAAttagaagagggagagaaattaacagaaaaagaaaggcct AATGTGATATTATACAATCCAGATGATActgaaaatacatattatgaACAATATAATACGTGTGCCGGATCTGTAAAAACTGGAGATTTTGTTTATGTGGCAACAGATGGTGGCAGACAACAAATAGCTCAAGTTGATGCAATATGGGCAACGAAAGA tggaaaatgttattttaaagGTCCTTGGTTATTAATGCCAGGAGAAGTTCCACATGCGCCtactaaattattttataaacaagAATTATTCCTATCTACAGTCGATGGTACCCACCCTATTGTTGCAATTGTTGGAAAATGTGCCGTCCTCGATTATGGAGAATATATATgca gTCGACCAACAGAAATTCCAgaagatgatatatatatttgtgaatCTCTTTATGatgaaagtaaaaatttaatgaagaaACTAAATCaagaaggattaaaaaaatttaatcatagtGCTACCGTTACAGaagatgaaatttatttcttccgGAGACCAATTAATCCTGCTAAA GTTCCGGGTGACGTGGCTCAGACGCAAAATCAAGTCAAGTCCGTCACGCCCAGTTCAGCTCAGTTTGAAATG GAAGCATCGCCATTGTTACCGAAGCTGGAACCTGATGTACTAGGCATGGGAGTAGGATTAGGAGTGGGAGTAGGAGTAGGAGTTGGGGAGGACAGCATGGATGCTGGTGGTCCACCATCCGTTGGATCTACTGAAGCTCAACCGGTGCTCTCCAATATTCAGACACCTGTATCATCTAAAAAG AAAACGGCGGGTAAAAAATTAGTTACGggctatattttatattcaagtAAAATGCGAACGCAGATTACGCAAAACAATCCTGAGTCATCCTTTGGAGAGATTAGCAGAATAGTTGGCAATGag TGGAGAAAATTACCAGCAGGAGAGAAACAAGCTTGGGAAGAAAGAGctattaaaatgaatgaagATGGAGGACAATTAAAAGGATCATCTATTACAGTTGGATCAAATGCTTTACAAGATGTAGTATATGAATGTTGTTGGGACAACTGTGATTGGCAATTTGAAGATATGACTGATTGCATTGATCATTGTATCGCTGAACAAAATGGACATGTACAATCATCTTTTACAAATGCTGCTCCTG ATGTTGATTTTCAATGTCAATGGCGTGGTTGTGGTCGTACTAAAAAATCTGTACCACCATTTCCGAGTGTACAGAGACTTGCAAGACACGTTAAAGAGGTGCATATTCTTAAAGCAAATGGACGTATCATCCCACCGTCCGAAAGGAGCAA AAACTACATGGCTTCGAAAGGTCCTACGATACTTCCACCAATGGAAACAG AAACATCGGCTGCAGCAACACAAACCAGTAATATACCAGCTACCAAACAGCCTGAACCAATGTTCGTTGCTGTTCCTCCAAGACCGAGTAGAGTATTACATTCGGATGCATATTTACG GTATATTGAAGGACTAAATGTAGAAAACCGGTACATATCAAATTGGGATAAACAAATGAATGCTACTCCTGAAAATACCCAAATTCctgatataacaaaattaccTGCTGAATGGTTGGGCAATGGTGTGGGCAACCATGGAAATGTGGTGAATGCCTTATGGACACTCAGAAATATGATGATGCGGGATGTGTTAGCTATCAATAAAACTTTATAG